ATTCAGTTTTAGAATTTTGCCAATCCTGTCCTTTTTTCTGAACATCCATCGCTAACTCTGCAATCCTTTGATTCAATTCCGGTTTATCAACTAGCGTTGAGTCAACAATACTTTCAACGAAAGCAGGAATGTTTTCTTCCAATAATCTAACCGATTCTAGATAAGTAATAGTCGATTCAAATAATGATGTCACATTATGGTCTTTTTTTTCAGCTGATAGTAAATCGATATTTTCTTCCGTTCTCTTAACCAACTGTTGCGATAAGCTATAAATCCCTTCGATGTCCTCCATTTCAAAATTGAGGTCGCGGACTTTATACAATAGTGAATTAATATCTTCGGAGGCTAAATAAGTTTCATATCCAATATTTAGCGAGGTATGAGCTTGTTCAAGTGCCTTTGTTTTATCGTATTGTTCTTCTACACAAGAATTGAGCAAGAGAATTATGAAAACCCATAACGCTGTGAAGTAATTCAATTGTTTATATCCTTTCAATTAGTGTTATTTAAATTATTGCCAACGGTCTCGTATAACCGTCAGTTACGGATTAATATTCGCTAATTTTTGGTTTGGCACTGACTTTAGCAATTCCGAGTGGATTCGGACGTAGTCGAATCCGCCGTAATTGCGGTTATACATTGTTAGCAACTGGCTTTTATTTATTCAGTTAACTGTTTCGAGAAATATATCCGTCTATGTCCTTTTGGAAAACCTTTCATTTCTCCAATTGGTTTATATTTATTTTTCAAGTAAAATCCCTCCGCTTGAAAGTCAAATGTGTCAACCATAGAAATTTCCGCTCCTTTTTCAATAGCTATTTTTTCGACGTGTTTTAAAATTCTAGTTCCAACACCTTTTTTTCTGTATTCTTCTTTCACCCACAGAATTTTAATTTCAAGACCATTCCAATATCCAAGTCCAGCTAATATTCCGCCAATTTCGATTCCGTTTTCATCTTTGGCCACAAACTCTAAGCGAGTCCAGATGTCAGCAAGTGCAGGAACTTTACTCAAATTGTATTTGTTAATTCCGTCGACGATTTTCTTTATATTTTCCTTTTCACAAGGTTCAATAGTAAATTCAGTTTTTATTTCCATCTGAGTGATTCAGCTTGTTGCTAACGGTTGAGCTATGAACAGTACGGGAGTAAACTAGCGTTTGCTTTCCGCCACGCACATAGCGAAATCTTTTTGTTTTGTTTTTTCTTTGTCCAACTTAAAAGCAAAATCCCAAAGATTTTGCGGACTTCATAAAAATACACAAACCCTGCGATTAAGCGCTAAGCCCGTATTGTTTATAGGTTTTGTTGTGCAACGTTATTTTTCGCACCGCTTTTCATTCATTGTTATCTGACGTGCGATTTTTACAAGTTTCCTTTTGTATTTATTTTCCATTGACAAATCCATAATAGGAATGCTTAGTGTCAATATTTGGTCAAAACAAACTGTAGAAATATGAATTTGTCCTTTTACAGTTTCTCCGTCGTTAATATTAATATTGTCGGTAAGCTTATATTTCCATAAAATATATTTTCTTGATTGAAAATTCCCGGGCATCATTAGGGCATCCGAAATGTTCGCGTTCAATTCATTTTTTATAAATTTCAATTCATAGGTTAAATACCCGTCTAGAACTTTTTCTTCATCTGTTGAATTAAATTTCTTTAGATAGTTGGGGATTGGAATAATCATTGATTGTATTATCGTATTATCTACAGCTATAAAATGCTTATTATTCTCAATATCAGTGTCTCCCTCTATTTCTACTTCTTCGATTTTCTTGCCATCAATTCTAACAGTGAAGTGACTCTTATTTCCACAATATAGTAGCTCTACGAATCTTTTATTCATTTCAATTTTTGAAAAATATTCGTCTGATTCCGTCTCTTGTCCATAGGAAAACATAAAAATGAAATAAAGAAGATGAAGTATATGTTTTTTTAGTGCCATAATCTCTTGGTTGGTTATAATGTTGCACAACGGTTAGTATATGAAAATTAGGCGGCTTAGTGCACCAAACTTTCAGTTAAGCTCAAGGTTTAATATGAGCCAAAAGCCTTGATTCTACTACTAATTCGCCTATTTTTTATAGCATTGTTACCTGCTGGCTTTTTTTAGTTACAATTTCACTCCTTGAATTAAAATTGCTGATTTGATAGACTGTTTTTTTAAGAGCAAGAATTTTTTTCGCTCTTCATCATTTTTGAAATTATCAAAATCTTGTTGAGTCCCAAATTCTGCCAAATGAATTTCATACGGCTTTTCAATGTTCCTTTCAATTATAGAATTTTCTTCTGGTCGAATTCTTAAAGTTAGACGACCATTATATTTTAAAATAGTAGGAATCGCAATATCTTCAAATTGGTCAAAAACATCTTCTTGTCCATCTATGATGTAAATTAACTGTGTTACATAGATCATATTGTATCCGTTTTTAATTTGTGTAGTGGGCAATCATTTTGTTTACTTTCCCATTTTCATTAAAATACATTACTTCAATCGCTTTTTTATCCATTACGGATTTATAGTAAAGAGCTATTGAGTTTACGCTTTCTGTAACGTCAATTAATTCAAATTTTAAGTCAGGAATTTTGGTTAATGCTTTTTTCCAATAATCACCTACTGCATCTTTTCCTTTCAAAGTTCCACTATCAATTCCTCCAGCCAATTTTATCATTGGTGTCGTTATTTCTATATCTTCGGAATAATGACTTAATATATCTTGAAGATTGTGTGAATTCCAAGATTTTATCCATTCTTGAGCAAATTTTTCAGCATTCATAAATTGTCGTTTTGGGTTTTTTTATTCAGCTTGCAGGTAACGGTTTGGCTAAGCGTAGTTCGGAAGTAAGGAAACTTTTCGTTTCCGTCTTAGCACGAAGCTAAAGCTTATTGTTTTGCTTTTTCTTTTTTTGTCCAAAGCTAAATCCATTCCCGATAGCTATCGGGATTGCGACTTAGTAAATATACACAGACCTTTAGATTTAGCCCTAAAGTCTGCATTACGTTTAGGTTTTGTTATCTGCTGGCTTTTCCGTCCACTTGTTTAAATTCTGAACAAATCTTGTTAATTCAGTTTCTGTGTTCTTATCCGATATTTTTCCGTCTTTCTCGACTTTTCCTTTTACTCCTTGTATTAAAAGAGTTGTTTCGTCCGTAAATTTCGCTTGGATAGTTTCCATAATCAATTTCAGTTCCTCGTGTCCCTTTTCTCCACTTGCCGAAGCAGTTATAAGTCCAATTGGTTTGTCAGAGAAAACAGTTGTCGATACGCACCATTCAATCATATTTTTTAAACCACTCGGAATACTGAAAACATATTCAGGTGTACAAATTATAATTCCGTCTGCATTTTCAATTTTATCCCGAAAGTGCACAATTTGTTCAGGTACATTTTTGTCAGTCAGTTCCGTTTTAAAATGTGGTAATTCGCTTAAATCATCTATAATTTCCATATTGAAATCAGATTTATCCCATTCCGATATCCACTTGAGAATTGAAAGATTTGCAGAATTTCGACTAGCACTTCCACAAATTCCAATTATATTTTTCATTATTCAATTCGTATTCGAGTGGTCTTTTCAGCTTGCAGATAACGGTCATGTGTATGAGTAGTAGCGGATTTCTACTCGCTAATTTTTCAGTTTTGGACTGACCTTTGTTTTTGGTTCACACTTTCGTTTTATCACTTAAACCGCTATTACTTATAGCATCTATGAAAAAGCAGTAAGTCGAGTATCTTAAAGGTTGACAAAAAACTTAAGATATGAAAACTCAAATTACTGCTGTTCCGAAGTTATACATTGGCATCGACATTCACAAACGTAGCTGGAAGGTACATTGCTCCACAGATCTGTTCTCGGGCAAGTCCTTCAGTATGGCCCCGGAACCCGAACAATTACGGAACTATGTGGGGAGACATTTCCCGGGCCACCGGGTAAGCGTCGCCTATGAGGCTGGTTGCTGTGGCTACTTTCCCCACCGATGTTTTAGGTCCTATGGTTGGAGGTCTCTGGTAGTGAATCCGGCGGATATCCACCGCAAGGGAAAAGAGCGCCATACCAAGACGGACCGTATAGATGCCCAGTTGATAAGCCGAGAGTTAAAAGATGGCCGATTGGAAAGTATCACCGTACCTTGTAAGGAGCGGGAGCAGCTCCGCAGCCTCTTCAGAAGGCGTAACGACCTGGTGAAGGACTATAGACGTATAAAGTCATATCTGAAGATGCAACTATTGTATTTTGGCATCAAGGTTCCCGAGGAGTTTGACAACGACCATTGGAGCCATGCCTTTCGTCAGTGGTTGGACGCTCTGGTGTTCGAATACCCGACAGCCAAGGCGACCCTGGAGAGCCGGATGCGTTCCTTTCGGTTTTTGGACCGGGAGCTTCGGGATGTTTCCAATGCTTTGCGGGCCTATTGCAGAAAACGGTACAAGAAGGATTATTATCTGCTTCGGAGCGTTCCGGGCATCGGTGGTATCGTGGCCTGTGGTATTCTCTGTGAATTGGGCGACCTTAGACGGTTTAACAATGTGAAACATTTGGCCGGCTATGTGGGGCTGGCCCCAGGGGTATACCAGAGCGGGGACACCCACAAGGCCATGGGAATGAGCATGCGGGCCCATCGATTGATCCGCTCCTATTTTGTAGAGGCTGCTTGGCAGGCCATCCGTGCGGATCCGGTCATGCAGGCCTATTACCGTAAACACTTGGGCAAGGACACCAAGAAGATCATCATAAAAGTGGCGCGGAAGCTGCTTTCAAGGGCCTTGGCGGTAATCAAAACGGAGACCCCGTATCAGATAGGGGTCGTTCAGTAAAAATCATGATAACAAAGCTCAAATACGAACAAAACCCGGACTACAAAACAATGTGGGTGGCCACGCCAAGGGCGTGGATCACATATTTATAGCAAGTGGCCGGACTTAATGACTTACGATCACACAGATGCCGGTGAACACCTGAAGATAGGCGTATCACATATAGGATGCCGAGCAAGTTATTTATAAAAGAAAAAAGGTGGTTTAAGACAAAAAGAACATATTCGCTATCTTTGGGACACTCCCTTGGTGCTTTTCATAGGACACATTGTTGTGAGCAGTTATTTTTTACTTTTTTCCAATAATTCACGGATATCAACATCAAGAATTTCCGCAATTTTGTAGAGTAGAGGAATACTTGGTTGTTTATTGTTGTTACAATAGTTTGTTACCACAACATAACTTTTATCAATCTGTTTAGCTAACCAAGTTTGTGTTCTACCTTGTGATTCTAAAATCTCTTTAATTTTATTCACTATAATTTAATTGCGTTTTTTAATATACAAATGTATTAATAAACAATATGTTAATAAAAAATTCTTTAAATATTTGATTATATCAAAAAACAATATATATTTGTGTTGTTAAACAATAAAATGAATAATCTTTTCACTTTTTCAGATTTGTGTGCTGGTATTGGCGGTTTTAGGCTTGGTTTAGAGTCTATTGGTGGCGAATGTGTTTACTCTGCTGAATTCAATGATGACTGTGAAAAGACATATTTTGCAAATTATGGTCACAGTTTTGACTTTAAGGATGTAACTAAAATAGACGCACAAACATTCCCTTATGTTGATGTCTTTTGTGCAGGATTTCCTTGTCAACCTTTTTCGATTGCAGGGAATAGAAAGGGCTTTAATGACTCTAGAGGTGAAATTTTCTTTAAACTAGCGGAACTCATTCAAATTAGCCAACCTAAAGTTGTTTTTCTAGAAAACGTAGTTAATCTAGTTAAGATAGAAAAAGGAAGAGTAATGCGAGATATTCTGTCAATTTTAGATGAGATAGGATATAATGTTTCGTTTGGTATTTTAGACAGTTCTGACTTTGGTGTAGCACAAGCTAGGAAGAGAGTTTATATTATTGGGAAAAGAAAAGATTTAGGAAGTACTCCATTTTTATTTACTCGAAAAACATCTGCAAAAATTGGTTTCAAAACTATTATTGAGAAGGGTGATTTTTCAATTCCAATTTCTGATAAATGGCAAACATATATTGACCTTTATACAGGAAAAATTAAAGAAGAAGAAATTGATTTTGAAGTCCCAAAGACA
The nucleotide sequence above comes from Flagellimonas sp. HMM57. Encoded proteins:
- a CDS encoding nuclear transport factor 2 family protein, translated to MNAEKFAQEWIKSWNSHNLQDILSHYSEDIEITTPMIKLAGGIDSGTLKGKDAVGDYWKKALTKIPDLKFELIDVTESVNSIALYYKSVMDKKAIEVMYFNENGKVNKMIAHYTN
- a CDS encoding DUF1330 domain-containing protein, with the translated sequence MIYVTQLIYIIDGQEDVFDQFEDIAIPTILKYNGRLTLRIRPEENSIIERNIEKPYEIHLAEFGTQQDFDNFKNDEERKKFLLLKKQSIKSAILIQGVKL
- a CDS encoding DNA cytosine methyltransferase, whose translation is MNNLFTFSDLCAGIGGFRLGLESIGGECVYSAEFNDDCEKTYFANYGHSFDFKDVTKIDAQTFPYVDVFCAGFPCQPFSIAGNRKGFNDSRGEIFFKLAELIQISQPKVVFLENVVNLVKIEKGRVMRDILSILDEIGYNVSFGILDSSDFGVAQARKRVYIIGKRKDLGSTPFLFTRKTSAKIGFKTIIEKGDFSIPISDKWQTYIDLYTGKIKEEEIDFEVPKTRKRLERADNQADLFDCVLQIRSSGIRALSIDKPLPTFAVSVSGGGAMIPVYTGERRHLNLIEMRRLMGFPDDFKFPVSRTNAIKQLANAVCPPVIESIGNDILKQVEFNSVLEVRAIG
- a CDS encoding helix-turn-helix transcriptional regulator; translation: MNKIKEILESQGRTQTWLAKQIDKSYVVVTNYCNNNKQPSIPLLYKIAEILDVDIRELLEKSKK
- a CDS encoding NADPH-dependent FMN reductase encodes the protein MKNIIGICGSASRNSANLSILKWISEWDKSDFNMEIIDDLSELPHFKTELTDKNVPEQIVHFRDKIENADGIIICTPEYVFSIPSGLKNMIEWCVSTTVFSDKPIGLITASASGEKGHEELKLIMETIQAKFTDETTLLIQGVKGKVEKDGKISDKNTETELTRFVQNLNKWTEKPADNKT
- a CDS encoding GNAT family N-acetyltransferase, which produces MEIKTEFTIEPCEKENIKKIVDGINKYNLSKVPALADIWTRLEFVAKDENGIEIGGILAGLGYWNGLEIKILWVKEEYRKKGVGTRILKHVEKIAIEKGAEISMVDTFDFQAEGFYLKNKYKPIGEMKGFPKGHRRIYFSKQLTE
- a CDS encoding IS110 family transposase translates to MKTQITAVPKLYIGIDIHKRSWKVHCSTDLFSGKSFSMAPEPEQLRNYVGRHFPGHRVSVAYEAGCCGYFPHRCFRSYGWRSLVVNPADIHRKGKERHTKTDRIDAQLISRELKDGRLESITVPCKEREQLRSLFRRRNDLVKDYRRIKSYLKMQLLYFGIKVPEEFDNDHWSHAFRQWLDALVFEYPTAKATLESRMRSFRFLDRELRDVSNALRAYCRKRYKKDYYLLRSVPGIGGIVACGILCELGDLRRFNNVKHLAGYVGLAPGVYQSGDTHKAMGMSMRAHRLIRSYFVEAAWQAIRADPVMQAYYRKHLGKDTKKIIIKVARKLLSRALAVIKTETPYQIGVVQ